From Prionailurus viverrinus isolate Anna chromosome B2, UM_Priviv_1.0, whole genome shotgun sequence, the proteins below share one genomic window:
- the TUBB gene encoding tubulin beta chain, translated as MREIVHIQAGQCGNQIGAKFWEVISDEHGIDPTGTYHGDSDLQLDRISVYYNEATGGKYVPRAILVDLEPGTMDSVRSGPFGQIFRPDNFVFGQSGAGNNWAKGHYTEGAELVDSVLDVVRKEAESCDCLQGFQLTHSLGGGTGSGMGTLLISKIREEYPDRIMNTFSVVPSPKVSDTVVEPYNATLSVHQLVENTDETYCIDNEALYDICFRTLKLTTPTYGDLNHLVSATMSGVTTCLRFPGQLNADLRKLAVNMVPFPRLHFFMPGFAPLTSRGSQQYRALTVPELTQQVFDAKNMMAACDPRHGRYLTVAAVFRGRMSMKEVDEQMLNVQNKNSSYFVEWIPNNVKTAVCDIPPRGLKMAVTFIGNSTAIQELFKRISEQFTAMFRRKAFLHWYTGEGMDEMEFTEAESNMNDLVSEYQQYQDATAEEEEDFGEEAEEEA; from the exons atgaGGGAAATCGTGCACATCCAGGCCGGTCAGTGTGGCAACCAGATCGGTGCCAAG TTCTGGGAGGTAATCAGTGATGAACATGGCATTGACCCCACCGGTACCTACCACGGTGACAGCGACCTGCAGCTGGACCGCATCTCCGTGTACTATAATGAAGCTACAG GTGGCAAATATGTTCCTCGTGCTATCTTGGTGGATCTAGAACCAGGGACCATGGACTCTGTTCGCTCAGGTCCTTTTGGGCAGATATTCAGACCAGACAACTTTGTTTTTG GTCAGTCTGGGGCAGGCAACAACTGGGCCAAGGGCCACTACACAGAGGGGGCTGAGCTGGTTGACTCAGTCTTGGATGTGGTACGGAAGGAGGCCGAGAGCTGTGACTGCCTGCAGGGCTTCCAGCTGACCCACTCACTGGGTGGGGGCACAGGCTCTGGAATGGGCACCTTGCTCATCAGCAAGATCCGAGAAGAATATCCTGACCGCATCATGAACACCTTCAGTGTGGTACCTTCACCCAAAGTGTCTGACACTGTGGTTGAGCCCTACAATGCCACCCTCTCCGTCCATCAATTGGTAGAGAACACAGATGAGACCTACTGCATTGACAACGAGGCCCTTTATGACATCTGCTTCCGCACTCTCAAGCTGACCACTCCAACCTACGGGGACCTGAACCACCTTGTTTCAGCCACCATGAGCGGTGTCACCACCTGCCTTCGCTTCCCTGGTCAGCTCAATGCAGACCTCCGCAAGCTGGCAGTTAACATGGTGCCCTTCCCACGTCTCCACTTCTTTATGCCTGGCTTTGCACCTCTGACCAGCCGTGGAAGCCAGCAGTATCGGGCCCTTACTGTGCCTGAACTCACCCAGCAGGTCTTCGATGCCAAGAACATGATGGCTGCCTGTGACCCCCGCCATGGCCGTTACCTCACTGTAGCTGCTGTCTTCCGTGGGCGGATGTCCATGAAGGAGGTAGATGAGCAGATGCTCAATGTGCAAAACAAGAATAGCAGCTACTTCGTGGAATGGATCCCCAACAATGTCAAGACGGCTGTCTGTGACATCCCACCCCGTGGCCTCAAGATGGCAGTCACCTTCATCGGCAACAGCACGGCCATCCAGGAGCTCTTCAAGCGCATCTCAGAGCAATTCACGGCCATGTTCCGGCGCAAGGCCTTCCTCCACTGGTACACAGGTGAGGGCATGGACGAGATGGAGTTCACTGAAGCTGAGAGCAACATGAACGACCTTGTCTCCGAGTACCAGCAGTACCAGGATGCCACCGCAGAAGAAGAAGAGGATTTTGGCGAAGAGGCTGAAGAGGAGGCCTAA
- the FLOT1 gene encoding flotillin-1 isoform X4 — translation MLAAACQMFLGKTEAEIAHIALETLEGHQRAIMAHMTVEEIYKDRQKFSEQVFKVASSDLVNMGISVVSYTLKDIHDDQDYLHSLGKARTAQVQKDARIGEAEAKRDAGIREAKAKQEKVSAQYLSEIEMAKAQRDYELKKAAYDIEVNTRRAQADLAYQLQVAKTKQQIEEQRVQVQVVERAQQVAVQEQEIARREKELEARVRKPAEAERYKLERLAEAEKSQLIMQAEAEAESVRMRGEAEAFAIGARARAEAEQMAKKAEAFQLYQEAAQLDMLLEKLPQVAEEISGPLTSAKKITLVSSGGGAMGAAKVTGEVLDILSRLPESVERLTGVSISQVRVSSTHMVCFLKSKYPLGK, via the exons ATGTTGGCAGCTGCCTGCCAGATGTTCCTGGGGAAGACAGAGGCTGAGATTGCCCACATTGCACTGGAGACTCTGGAGGGCCACCAGAGGGCTATCATGGCCCACATGACTGTGGAG GAAATCTATAAGGACAGGCAGAAATTCTCAGAGCAAGTTTTCAAAGTGGCCTCCTCAGACCTGGTCAACATGGGCATCAGTGTGGTTAGCTATACCCTGAAGGACATTCATGATGATCAG GATTATTTGCACTCTTTAGGGAAGGCTCGAACCGCTCAAGTCCAAAAAGATGCTCGGATTGGGGAAGCAGAAGCCAAAAGAGATGCTGGGATCCGG GAGGCCAAAGCCAAGCAGGAAAAGGTGTCTGCTCAGTACCTGAGTGAGATCGAGATGGCCAAAGCACAGAGAGACTATGAGCTAAAGAAGGCTGCATATGACATCGAGGTCAACACCCGCCGAGCACAGGCTGACTTGGCCTATCAGCTTCAG GTGGCCAAGACTAAGCAGCAGATCGAGGAGCAGCGGGTACAGGTGCAGGTGGTGGAGCGGGCCCAGCAGGTGGCAGTGCAGGAACAGGAGATCGCCCGCCGAGAGAAGGAGCTGGAGGCCCGAGTTCGGAAGCCAGCCGAGGCTGAGCGCTACAAGCTGGAGCGCCTAGCTGAGGCAGAGAA GTCTCAACTGATTATGCAGGCTGAGGCAGAAGCTGAATCTGTGAGG ATGCGTGGGGAGGCTGAGGCCTTTGCCATAGGGGCTCGAGCCCGGGCCGAGGCTGAGCAGATGGCCAAGAAAGCGGAAGCATTCCAGCTGTACCAGGAGGCTGCTCAGCTGGACATGCTGCTGGAGAAGCTGCCCCAG GTAGCAGAGGAGATCAGTGGTCCCTTGACTTCTGCCAAAAAGATCACACTGGTGTCCAGTGGAGGCGGGGCCATGGGGGCGGCCAAAGTGACAGGGGAAGTACTGGACATACTGAGCCGCTTGCCAGAGAGCGTGGAAAGACTCACAGGCGTCAGCATCTCCCAGGTGAGGGTCT CTTCTACAcatatggtttgttttttaaaatcaaagtatcctttgggtaagtag
- the IER3 gene encoding radiation-inducible immediate-early gene IEX-1 — MCHSRSSLPTMTVLRAPTPVSSTSPGPRRGSGPEIFTFDPLPEPAVAPTARPSASRGHRKRSRRVLYPRVVRRQLPVEDPNPAKRLLFLLLTVIFCQILIAEEGVPAPLAPEDTSSGASPTPTPAPPVLESLNLTSEPSDYALDLSTFLQQHPAAF, encoded by the exons atGTGTCACTCTCgcagctccctccccaccatgaCCGTTCTGCGGGCCCCAACCCCTGTCTCCTCCACCAGCCCCGGACCCCGGCGGGGATCTGGTCCTGAGATCTTCACCTTCGACCCTCTTCCGGAGCCCGCGGTGGCCCCTACCGCGCGCCCCAGCGCCTCCCGCGGGCATCGAAAGCGCAGCCGTAGGGTCCTGTACCCGCGAGTG GTCCGGCGCCAGCTGCCAGTCGAGGATCCGAACCCTGCCAAAAGGCTCCTTTTTCTTCTGCTCACCGTCATCTTCTGCCAGATCCTGATAGCTGAAGAGGGTGTGCCGGCACCCTTGGCTCCAGAGGACACCTCCAGCGGCGCATCCCCCACGCCCACCCCTGCGCCCCCGGTCCTCGAGTCCCTTAATCTGACCTCTGAGCCCTCAGACTACGCTCTGGACCTCAGCACATTTCTCCAGCAACACCCGGCCGCCTTCTAA
- the FLOT1 gene encoding flotillin-1 isoform X3, translating into MFFTCGPNEAMVVSGFCRSPPVMVAGGRVFVLPCIQQIQRISLNTLTLNVKSEKVYTRHGVPISVTGIAQVKIQGQNKEMLAAACQMFLGKTEAEIAHIALETLEGHQRAIMAHMTVEDYLHSLGKARTAQVQKDARIGEAEAKRDAGIREAKAKQEKVSAQYLSEIEMAKAQRDYELKKAAYDIEVNTRRAQADLAYQLQVAKTKQQIEEQRVQVQVVERAQQVAVQEQEIARREKELEARVRKPAEAERYKLERLAEAEKSQLIMQAEAEAESVRMRGEAEAFAIGARARAEAEQMAKKAEAFQLYQEAAQLDMLLEKLPQVAEEISGPLTSAKKITLVSSGGGAMGAAKVTGEVLDILSRLPESVERLTGVSISQVRVSSTHMVCFLKSKYPLGK; encoded by the exons ATGTTTTTCACCTGTGGCCCAAATGAGGCCATGGTGGTCTCCG GTTTCTGCCGAAGCCCCCCAGTCATGGTAGCTGGAGGGCGTGTTTTTGTCCTGCCCTGCATCCAGCAAATCCAGAG GATCTCTCTCAACACACTGACCCTCAATGTCAAGAGTGAAAAGGTTTACACTCGCCATGGGGTCCCCATCTCAGTCACTGGCATTGCCCAG GTGAAAATCCAGGGGCAGAACAAGGAGATGTTGGCAGCTGCCTGCCAGATGTTCCTGGGGAAGACAGAGGCTGAGATTGCCCACATTGCACTGGAGACTCTGGAGGGCCACCAGAGGGCTATCATGGCCCACATGACTGTGGAG GATTATTTGCACTCTTTAGGGAAGGCTCGAACCGCTCAAGTCCAAAAAGATGCTCGGATTGGGGAAGCAGAAGCCAAAAGAGATGCTGGGATCCGG GAGGCCAAAGCCAAGCAGGAAAAGGTGTCTGCTCAGTACCTGAGTGAGATCGAGATGGCCAAAGCACAGAGAGACTATGAGCTAAAGAAGGCTGCATATGACATCGAGGTCAACACCCGCCGAGCACAGGCTGACTTGGCCTATCAGCTTCAG GTGGCCAAGACTAAGCAGCAGATCGAGGAGCAGCGGGTACAGGTGCAGGTGGTGGAGCGGGCCCAGCAGGTGGCAGTGCAGGAACAGGAGATCGCCCGCCGAGAGAAGGAGCTGGAGGCCCGAGTTCGGAAGCCAGCCGAGGCTGAGCGCTACAAGCTGGAGCGCCTAGCTGAGGCAGAGAA GTCTCAACTGATTATGCAGGCTGAGGCAGAAGCTGAATCTGTGAGG ATGCGTGGGGAGGCTGAGGCCTTTGCCATAGGGGCTCGAGCCCGGGCCGAGGCTGAGCAGATGGCCAAGAAAGCGGAAGCATTCCAGCTGTACCAGGAGGCTGCTCAGCTGGACATGCTGCTGGAGAAGCTGCCCCAG GTAGCAGAGGAGATCAGTGGTCCCTTGACTTCTGCCAAAAAGATCACACTGGTGTCCAGTGGAGGCGGGGCCATGGGGGCGGCCAAAGTGACAGGGGAAGTACTGGACATACTGAGCCGCTTGCCAGAGAGCGTGGAAAGACTCACAGGCGTCAGCATCTCCCAGGTGAGGGTCT CTTCTACAcatatggtttgttttttaaaatcaaagtatcctttgggtaagtag
- the FLOT1 gene encoding flotillin-1 isoform X2 yields the protein MFFTCGPNEAMVVSGFCRSPPVMVAGGRVFVLPCIQQIQRISLNTLTLNVKSEKVYTRHGVPISVTGIAQVKIQGQNKEMLAAACQMFLGKTEAEIAHIALETLEGHQRAIMAHMTVEEIYKDRQKFSEQVFKVASSDLVNMGISVVSYTLKDIHDDQDYLHSLGKARTAQVQKDARIGEAEAKRDAGIREAKAKQEKVSAQYLSEIEMAKAQRDYELKKAAYDIEVNTRRAQADLAYQLQVAKTKQQIEEQRVQVQVVERAQQVAVQEQEIARREKELEARVRKPAEAERYKLERLAEAEKSQLIMQAEAEAESVRMRGEAEAFAIGARARAEAEQMAKKAEAFQLYQEAAQLDMLLEKLPQVAEEISGPLTSAKKITLVSSGGGAMGAAKVTGEVLDILSRLPESVERLTGVSISQVNHKPLRTA from the exons ATGTTTTTCACCTGTGGCCCAAATGAGGCCATGGTGGTCTCCG GTTTCTGCCGAAGCCCCCCAGTCATGGTAGCTGGAGGGCGTGTTTTTGTCCTGCCCTGCATCCAGCAAATCCAGAG GATCTCTCTCAACACACTGACCCTCAATGTCAAGAGTGAAAAGGTTTACACTCGCCATGGGGTCCCCATCTCAGTCACTGGCATTGCCCAG GTGAAAATCCAGGGGCAGAACAAGGAGATGTTGGCAGCTGCCTGCCAGATGTTCCTGGGGAAGACAGAGGCTGAGATTGCCCACATTGCACTGGAGACTCTGGAGGGCCACCAGAGGGCTATCATGGCCCACATGACTGTGGAG GAAATCTATAAGGACAGGCAGAAATTCTCAGAGCAAGTTTTCAAAGTGGCCTCCTCAGACCTGGTCAACATGGGCATCAGTGTGGTTAGCTATACCCTGAAGGACATTCATGATGATCAG GATTATTTGCACTCTTTAGGGAAGGCTCGAACCGCTCAAGTCCAAAAAGATGCTCGGATTGGGGAAGCAGAAGCCAAAAGAGATGCTGGGATCCGG GAGGCCAAAGCCAAGCAGGAAAAGGTGTCTGCTCAGTACCTGAGTGAGATCGAGATGGCCAAAGCACAGAGAGACTATGAGCTAAAGAAGGCTGCATATGACATCGAGGTCAACACCCGCCGAGCACAGGCTGACTTGGCCTATCAGCTTCAG GTGGCCAAGACTAAGCAGCAGATCGAGGAGCAGCGGGTACAGGTGCAGGTGGTGGAGCGGGCCCAGCAGGTGGCAGTGCAGGAACAGGAGATCGCCCGCCGAGAGAAGGAGCTGGAGGCCCGAGTTCGGAAGCCAGCCGAGGCTGAGCGCTACAAGCTGGAGCGCCTAGCTGAGGCAGAGAA GTCTCAACTGATTATGCAGGCTGAGGCAGAAGCTGAATCTGTGAGG ATGCGTGGGGAGGCTGAGGCCTTTGCCATAGGGGCTCGAGCCCGGGCCGAGGCTGAGCAGATGGCCAAGAAAGCGGAAGCATTCCAGCTGTACCAGGAGGCTGCTCAGCTGGACATGCTGCTGGAGAAGCTGCCCCAG GTAGCAGAGGAGATCAGTGGTCCCTTGACTTCTGCCAAAAAGATCACACTGGTGTCCAGTGGAGGCGGGGCCATGGGGGCGGCCAAAGTGACAGGGGAAGTACTGGACATACTGAGCCGCTTGCCAGAGAGCGTGGAAAGACTCACAGGCGTCAGCATCTCCCAG GTTAACCACAAGCCTTTGCGAACAGCTTGA
- the FLOT1 gene encoding flotillin-1 isoform X1 has product MFFTCGPNEAMVVSGFCRSPPVMVAGGRVFVLPCIQQIQRISLNTLTLNVKSEKVYTRHGVPISVTGIAQVKIQGQNKEMLAAACQMFLGKTEAEIAHIALETLEGHQRAIMAHMTVEEIYKDRQKFSEQVFKVASSDLVNMGISVVSYTLKDIHDDQDYLHSLGKARTAQVQKDARIGEAEAKRDAGIREAKAKQEKVSAQYLSEIEMAKAQRDYELKKAAYDIEVNTRRAQADLAYQLQVAKTKQQIEEQRVQVQVVERAQQVAVQEQEIARREKELEARVRKPAEAERYKLERLAEAEKSQLIMQAEAEAESVRMRGEAEAFAIGARARAEAEQMAKKAEAFQLYQEAAQLDMLLEKLPQVAEEISGPLTSAKKITLVSSGGGAMGAAKVTGEVLDILSRLPESVERLTGVSISQVRVSSTHMVCFLKSKYPLGK; this is encoded by the exons ATGTTTTTCACCTGTGGCCCAAATGAGGCCATGGTGGTCTCCG GTTTCTGCCGAAGCCCCCCAGTCATGGTAGCTGGAGGGCGTGTTTTTGTCCTGCCCTGCATCCAGCAAATCCAGAG GATCTCTCTCAACACACTGACCCTCAATGTCAAGAGTGAAAAGGTTTACACTCGCCATGGGGTCCCCATCTCAGTCACTGGCATTGCCCAG GTGAAAATCCAGGGGCAGAACAAGGAGATGTTGGCAGCTGCCTGCCAGATGTTCCTGGGGAAGACAGAGGCTGAGATTGCCCACATTGCACTGGAGACTCTGGAGGGCCACCAGAGGGCTATCATGGCCCACATGACTGTGGAG GAAATCTATAAGGACAGGCAGAAATTCTCAGAGCAAGTTTTCAAAGTGGCCTCCTCAGACCTGGTCAACATGGGCATCAGTGTGGTTAGCTATACCCTGAAGGACATTCATGATGATCAG GATTATTTGCACTCTTTAGGGAAGGCTCGAACCGCTCAAGTCCAAAAAGATGCTCGGATTGGGGAAGCAGAAGCCAAAAGAGATGCTGGGATCCGG GAGGCCAAAGCCAAGCAGGAAAAGGTGTCTGCTCAGTACCTGAGTGAGATCGAGATGGCCAAAGCACAGAGAGACTATGAGCTAAAGAAGGCTGCATATGACATCGAGGTCAACACCCGCCGAGCACAGGCTGACTTGGCCTATCAGCTTCAG GTGGCCAAGACTAAGCAGCAGATCGAGGAGCAGCGGGTACAGGTGCAGGTGGTGGAGCGGGCCCAGCAGGTGGCAGTGCAGGAACAGGAGATCGCCCGCCGAGAGAAGGAGCTGGAGGCCCGAGTTCGGAAGCCAGCCGAGGCTGAGCGCTACAAGCTGGAGCGCCTAGCTGAGGCAGAGAA GTCTCAACTGATTATGCAGGCTGAGGCAGAAGCTGAATCTGTGAGG ATGCGTGGGGAGGCTGAGGCCTTTGCCATAGGGGCTCGAGCCCGGGCCGAGGCTGAGCAGATGGCCAAGAAAGCGGAAGCATTCCAGCTGTACCAGGAGGCTGCTCAGCTGGACATGCTGCTGGAGAAGCTGCCCCAG GTAGCAGAGGAGATCAGTGGTCCCTTGACTTCTGCCAAAAAGATCACACTGGTGTCCAGTGGAGGCGGGGCCATGGGGGCGGCCAAAGTGACAGGGGAAGTACTGGACATACTGAGCCGCTTGCCAGAGAGCGTGGAAAGACTCACAGGCGTCAGCATCTCCCAGGTGAGGGTCT CTTCTACAcatatggtttgttttttaaaatcaaagtatcctttgggtaagtag